One genomic segment of Strix aluco isolate bStrAlu1 chromosome 9, bStrAlu1.hap1, whole genome shotgun sequence includes these proteins:
- the LOC141927137 gene encoding uncharacterized protein LOC141927137, translated as MEMRGWTLSTFVGCCVWILHGLGTAAVPVTTEGPFAAGTASPITTESEGLHALVMGTAEMSTAVADAEIAESILAGSSSSPPFPPGTETDILVTAVSEYSSTVPTLMNVTKPLNTSQDIEKSSAAPTAAMTTVAISTQHPAVTPEAELDEMGATPEAPLGTTPLFADGKEDILMAVTKGAEDLDPTTGAISIPTTPPLAATWGAQPTADGPMGTTVIVLPSQGLTTAMGAVEEGITLPVDIQSEASANSLSPSPGAGELLTTQQHGAVSGAMSITPEPVGEMAPAAEESPSASVPGDTGDVVNGEFSTASSSHLPLESPVVSETVGNLREPSLLPGQAVLSPAASLAPASGGDGDGQGAPGVSSEGPDSALSPADGEASTAPEATGDTATSLLAPGIPNDAQSDTNPPVPATALPTGDVGLTRLSLQPAPWQNPTREQPPLLTDALPSPMDTPSTPGAAYPPPGAGTSTLPAADDGAETPASPDLTAAPEAPVSPSLGGSQPWGVAAGAPQGAEGPGTGLSSASDGPNSASSVPDRLTWPAAGVQGQEAAGAGDMAQSGPGDGSPHADTQSDTSPSDFSTQQDPNNFGELPAGGTGALTNTELSPPSALGDGAGAGATPALGQVSPPGPAAPSSAGLEPNFSGAEGQGDLPGEFPSASGAAYPAPGAAAGPVSGAETPVNPDLGAAQGAPVSPSFGGSQPWGTAAGAPQGAEGPGTGLSSASDVPNSASSVPDGLMWPAAGVQGQEAAGAGDTAQSGPGDGSPHADTQSDTSPSDFSTQQDPNNTGELPAGGTGALTNTELSPPSALGAGTGAAPALGQVSPPGPAPPSSAGLEPNFSGAEGQGDLPGEFPSASGAAYPALGAAAGPVSGAETPVNPDLGAAQGAPVSPSFGGSQSWGTAAGVPQGAGLPGASGPGTGLTSAWDAPSSAAYGPSGSPSPALGDQLGTNLGLPAAEGHGVGTAEQVLGGAGSGTGFEPPLVSTAGSGMATGVDQLPGAGSSSGSASPSDMVSASSIAEGDGAGPIPAAAPGPDSLSPASPDSETGPELTLVQGTESTGDVAQAGNPESESPYVETSPSAFSTQQDPNNTGELPAGGTGALTNTELSPPSALGDGAGAAPALGQVSPPGPAPLSSAGLEPNFSGAEGQGDLPGESPSASGAAYPALGAAAGPVSGAETPVNPDLGAAQGVPVSPSFGGSQSWGTAAGVPQGAGLPGASGPGTGLTSAWDAPSSAAYGPSGSPSPALGDQLGTNLGLPAAEGHGIGTAEQVLGGAGSGTGFEPPLVSTAGSGMATGVDQLPGAGSSSSSASPSDEVAGSSILGPASPSDIRGTGSVPGALQTSLGAGPGAPPAAEGAGEAAGDGGSLGQSQAPAGEGSTGSGAPDGEKRAMLQSASSSPSTEGSSSPGMAGEAANGANLPGAGGASAGLSTGLKAADLKEPSVSAPGIQSGADLGLSDAKLSQVNVVEMPGRASVNGGPSPGASLGEGAGAVIQIASGELAPSALASPQEMQPLVPVAPKTSDISDNMAASPASLLLPGHGLSSGLAPNGDPHSTPGTQSGSRPLVPGALGGLAGDAGGSQTWSLEDEVASGMPAPLGEGSPHALVSPNAAPVLPSAPQRENAAEGVSTSPGLAPSFSALAAVPLYGYGMRENDREYVERRVDFNSPLFKPETGFPFGKTLRNSLYFTDNGQIIFPASDNNIFTYPNPPSSGFNGHEEVPMIAVFWDNADFSRGVGTTFYQEFLTLNTAKPPFVRDVEAKVRRYLRSSYSAAWTLKITWERAPAYTAWTDTRRTITYQAILTTDGFRSYVLMLYQEGGMQWDYTRLAATNVLIGYTSGDGFYRNDDLTRRPPAIKYRPDQFRGYNTDLRGLWIYKLESRVGVNYRLKCLAWTGRQQEPQVWSQGLPACPCSLQQGQQDPRFKSSRGGWWAARVSMLHSASPNQHGAGIRCLYDSQSQLIEGRQERYWRSSRQASPYRDQELKLYDWCCNQAGSAHLCAHYGKKRPKIGCDGYQLPSTGSSEEAENDSEEQRDEEDE; from the exons ATGGAGATGAGGGGATGGACGCTTTCCACCTTTGTGGGATGCTGCGTATGGATTCTGCACG GGCTTGGGActgctgctgtccctgtcacTACTGAGGGACCATTTGCTGCAGGGACAGCTTCTCCCATCACAACAGAGAGTGAGGGGCTTCATGCCCTGGTGATGGGCACTGCGGAGATGAGCACTGCAGTGGCTGATGCTGAGATAGCTGAGAGCATCCTCGCAGGGAGCTCATCGAGCCCACCCTTCCCTCCTGGGACTGAGACGGACATTTTGGTGACAGCAGTGAGCGAATACAGCTCCACAGTACCAACTTTGATGAACGTGACCAAACCTCTTAACACGTCTCAGGATATTGAGAAGAGTTCGGCTGCTCCCACTGCAGCCATGACCACTGTCGCCATCTCCACACAGCACCCTGCTGTCACCCCAGAAGCAGAACTTGATGAAATGGGGGCCACACCTGAGGCCCCCCTGGGGACCACCCCTCTCTTTGCAGATGGGAAGGAGGACATCCTCATGGCTGTGACTAAAGGAGCAGAAGACCTAGACCCCACCACTGGTGCCATCTCCATCCCCACCACCCCTCCACTGGCAGCCACCTGGGGGGCCCAGCCAACTGCTGACGGCCCCATGGGTACCACTGTCATTGTGCTGCCGAGCCAAGGGCTGACCACAGCCATGGGAGCAGTCGAGGAAGGCATAACCCTGCCAGTGGATATCCAAAGCGAAGCCAGTGCCAACTCCTTGAGCCCCagccctggtgctggggagctgcttaCGACCCAGCAGCATGGGGCAGTGAGCGGGGCCATGAGCATCACCCCAGAGCCAGTGGGAGAAATGGCCCCAGCTGCTGAGGAAAGTCCCTCAGCTTCAGTGCCTGGAGATACAGGAGATGTAGTAAATGGTGAATTCAGCACAGCCAGCTCGTCCCACCTGCCTCTGGAGAGCCCAGTAGTGTCAGAAACAGTGGGAAACCTGCGGgagccctccctcctccctggccAGGCAGTGCTGAGCCCGGCTGCTTCGCTGGCACCAGCCAGTGGTGGGGACGGGGATGGACAGGGAGCTCCTGGGGTGTCATCAGAGGGTCCTGATTCAGCCCTGTCACCTGCAGACGGCGAGGCATCCACAGCACCTGAGGCGACAGGGGACACAGCCACATCACTGCTGGCCCCAGGGATTCCAAATGATGCACAGAGTGACACAAATCCCCCAGTCCCAGCCACTGCACTGCCCACAGGGGATGTGGGTCTGACCAGACTATCCCTACAGCCTGCCCCATGGCAGAATCCCACCAGAGAACAACCACCGCTGCTTACTGATGCTCTGCCATCCCCCATGGACACCCCCAGCACTCCTGGGGCTGCTTACCCACCCCCAGGAGCTGGGaccagcaccctgcctgcagctgaTGATGGGGCAGAGACACCAGCAAGCCCTGACCTCACTGCTGCCCCAGAGGCACCTGTGTCTCCGTCTCTCGGGGGGTCACAGCCATGGGGGGTGGCAGCTGGTGCTCCCCAGGGAGCTGAGGGACCTGGCACTGGCCTGAGTTCAGCTTCAGATGGCCCCAACTCAGCATCTTCGGTACCTGATAGACTGACATGGCCTGCTGCTGGAGTCCAGGGTCAAGAGGCTGCGGGTGCAGGGGACATGGCACAGTCAGGTCCAGGGGATGGCAGTCCCCATGCAGATACCCAGAGTGACACAAGTCCTTCAGACTTCAGCACTCAGCAGGATCCCAATAACTTTGGAGAGCTGCCAGCTGGAGGAACAGGAGCTTTGACAAATACCGAACTGTCCCCTCCATCAGCTCTTGGggatggagcaggagcaggagcaacCCCAGCACTGGGACAAGTGTCTCCACCTggtcctgcagctcccagcagtgctgggctggagcccAACTtctcaggagctgaaggacaaGGGGACCTGCCTGGAGAATTCCCCAGTGCTTCTGGGGCTGCTTACCCAGCCCCGGGGGCTGCAGCTGGCCCCGTGTCTGGGGCAGAGACACCAGTGAACCCCGACCTCGGTGCTGCCCAGGGAGCACCGGTGTCTCCATCCTTTGGGGGGTCACAGCCATGGGGGACAGCAGCTGGTGCTCCCCAGGGAGCTGAGGGACCTGGCACTGGCTTGAGTTCAGCTTCAGATGTCCCCAACTCAGCATCTTCTGTACCTGATGGACTGATGTGGCCTGCTGCTGGAGTCCAGGGTCAAGAGGCTGCGGGTGCAGGGGACACGGCACAGTCAGGTCCAGGGGATGGCAGTCCTCATGCAGATACCCAGAGTGACACAAGTCCTTCAGACTTCAGCACTCAGCAGGATCCCAATAacactggagagctgccagctgGAGGAACAGGAGCTTTGACAAATACTGAACTGTCCCCTCCATCAGCTCTTGGGGCTGGAAcaggagcagctccagcactggGACAAGTGTCCCCACCTGGTCCTGCAcctcccagcagtgctgggctggagcccAACTtctcaggagctgaaggacaaGGGGACCTGCCTGGAGAATTCCCCAGTGCTTCTGGGGCTGCTTACCCAGCCCTGGGGGCTGCAGCTGGCCCCGTGTCTGGGGCAGAGACACCAGTGAACCCCGACCTCGGTGCTGCCCAGGGAGCACCGGTGTCTCCATCCTTTGGGGGGTCACAGTCATGGGGGACAGCAGCTGGTGTTCCCCAGGGAGcaggtctccctggagccagTGGACCAGGCACTGGCTTGACTTCAGCATGGGATGCCCCCAGCTCAGCAGCTTATGGACCGTCAGGATCTCCATCACCTGCCCTTGGGGATCAGCTTGGCACAAACCTGGGGCTGCCGGCAGCAGAGGGACATGGAGttggcacagcagagcaggttCTGGGAGGAGCAGGCAGTGGGACTGGGTTTGAGCCACCCCTGGTCTCCACCGCAGGCAGCGGGATGGCAACTGGGGTGGATCAACTGCCTGGTGCAGGTTCCTCATCCGGTTCTGCCTCTCCCAGTGACATGGTGTCAGCATCCTCCATTGCAGAGGGTGATGGAGCAGGACCCAtcccagctgcagcccctggcccTGACAGCCTGTCCCCAGCCTCTCCAGACAGTGAAACTGGCCCAGAGCTCACTCTGGTGCAGGGGACTGAGAGCACAGGGGATGTGGCACAGGCAGGAAATCCAGAGAGTGAAAGTCCCTATGTGGAGACAAGTCCTTCAGCCTTCAGCACTCAGCAGGATCCCAATAacactggagagctgccagctgGAGGAACAGGAGCTTTGACAAATACTGAACTGTCCCCTCCATCAGCTCTTGGggatggagcaggagcagccccagcactgggacAAGTGTCCCCACCTGGTCCTGCACCtctcagcagtgctgggctggagcccAACTtctcaggagctgaaggacaaGGGGACCTGCCTGGAGAATCCCCCAGTGCTTCTGGGGCTGCTTACCCAGCCCTGGGGGCTGCAGCTGGCCCCGTGTCTGGGGCAGAGACACCAGTGAACCCCGACCTCGGTGCTGCCCAGGGAGTACCCGTGTCTCCATCCTTTGGGGGGTCACAGTCATGGGGGACAGCAGCTGGTGTTCCCCAGGGAGcaggtctccctggagccagTGGACCAGGCACTGGCTTGACTTCAGCATGGGATGCCCCCAGCTCAGCAGCTTATGGACCGTCAGGATCTCCATCACCTGCCCTTGGGGATCAGCTTGGCACAAACCTGGGGCTGCCGGCAGCAGAGGGACATGGAAttggcacagcagagcaggttCTGGGAGGAGCAGGCAGTGGGACTGGGTTTGAGCCACCCCTGGTCTCCACTGCAGGCAGCGGGATGGCAACTGGGGTGGATCAACTGCCTGGTGCAGGTTCCTCATCCAGCTCTGCCTCTCCCAGTGATGAGGTGGCAGGGTCCTCCATTTTAGGTCCAGCCAGCCCAAGTGACATCAGAGGAACAGGCAGTGTTCCTGGAGCTCTGCAGACTTCCCTGGGTGCTGGGCCTGGAGCCCCTCCTGCTGCAGAAGGGGCAGGTGAAGCAGCTGGTGACGGAGGGTCCCTGGGACAGTCCCAGGCCCCTGCTGGAGAGGGATCAACTGGTTCAGGAGCCCCTGATGGAGAAAAGAGAGCCATGCTGCAGTCTGCATCTTCTTCCCCATCTACGGAGGGGTCTTCATCACCTGGGATGGCTGGTGAGGCTGCTAACGGAGCAAACCTTCCTGGAGCTGGTGGAGCCAGCGCTGGCTTGAGCACAGGCTTGAAGGCTGCTGACCTCAAGGAACCCTCTGTGTCTGCCCCTGGCATCCAGAGTGGTGCCGATCTTGGACTTTCTGATGCAAAACTGAGCCAAGTCAATGTGGTGGAGATGCCTGGAAGAGCCTCAGTGAATGGGGGACCTTCCCCTGGTGCCAGCCTGGGAGAGGGTGCAGGAGCTGTCATACAGATCGCATCAGGAGAGCTGGCCCCATCTGCCCTTGCCTCTCCCCAGGAGATGCAGCCCCTGGTCCCAGTGGCTCCAAAGACCAGTGACATCTCTGACAACATGGCTGCCTCACCGgcttctctgcttcttcctggGCATGGGCTGAGCTCAGGGCTGGCACCCAATGGGGACCCCCACTCTACCCCTGGCACCCAGAGTGGGAGCAGACCCCTGGTGCCAGGGGCACTGGGTGGGCTGGCAGGAGATGCTGGAGGCTCTCAGACGTGGTCTCTTGAAGATGAGGTGGCCTCAGGGATGCCAGCACCTTTGGGAGAAGGATCCCCCCATGCCCTCGTGTCCCCCAATGCTGCCCCAGTGCTGCCTTCTGCTCCGCAGAGAGAAAATGCTGCAGAGGGGGTGTCCACCAGCCCTGGGCTTGCGCCTTCATTTTCAGCAC ttgcaGCTGTGCCCCTCTACGGATACGGAATGAGGGAAAATGATCGGGAGTATGTGGAAAGGAGGGTGGATTTTAATTCTCCACTTTTCAAGCCTGAGACTGGATTCCCATTTGGAAAAACCCTGCGCAACTCTCTCTAC TTTACAGACAACGGACAAATCATTTTCCCAGCCTCAGACAACAACATCTTCACGTACCCCAACCCTCCTTCCAGCGGCTTCAACGGCCATGAGGAGGTTCCCATGATCGCCGTGTTTTGGGACAACGCTGACTTCTCCAGAGGTGTTGGCACCACCTTTTACCAG GAGTTCCTCACCCTTAACACGGCCAAGCCTCCATTCGTCCGCGACGTGGAAGCGAAGGTTCGGCGGTACCTGAGGTCCTCCTACTCCGCGGCCTGGACCCTGAAGATCACCTGGGAGAGGGCACCTGCCTACACAGCATGGACCGACACCCGGAGG ACGATCACATACCAGGCCATCCTGACCACTGATGGCTTCAGGTCCTACGTCCTGATGCTGTACCAGGAGGGAGGCATGCAATGGGATTATACCAGGCTTGCTGCCACCAACGTGCTCATCGGCTACACCAG TGGGGATGGCTTTTACCGTAATGATGACCTGACTCGGAGACCTCCAGCCATTAAGTATCGCCCTGATCAGTTCAGGGGCTACAACACAG ACCTCCGTGGACTGTGGATTTACAAGCTGGAGAGCCGCGTGGGTGTCAACTACCGGCTGAAGTGCCTGGCATGGACGGGGCGGCAGCAGGAGCCGCAAGTGTGGAGCCAGGGactgcctgcctgtccctgctccctgcaACAAGGGCAGCAGGACCCACGCTTCAAGAGCAGCCGGGGAG GGTGGTGGGCTGCTCGGGTCTCCATGCTGCACTCCGCCTCCCCCAACCAGCACGGTGCCGGCATCCGCTGCCTGTACGACAGCCAGAGCCAGCTCATCGAGGGGCGGCAGGAGAGGTACTGGAGGTCCTCCAGACAGGCATCTCCATATCGAG ATCAGGAGCTGAAGTTGTACGACTGGTGCTGTAACCAGGCGGGCAGTGCCCACCTCTGC